The Staphylococcus sp. KG4-3 genome has a window encoding:
- a CDS encoding S41 family peptidase — MSDHKDINEQNIDTNEDKNQHTNSKNFKFKRSYFILLLLATILVTAVITVFATIWISNWKSGLTSNQRHEVQKIEEVYKTLNNEYYKDTNPEKLSSAAIDGMVKDLDDPYSDYMTKDETKSFNEDVSGDFVGIGAEMQKKDDKIEITSPMKQSPAEKAGIQPKDIVKKVDGKSIKGQPLEAIVKKVRGKQGTNVTLTIERANQTHDITIKRDKIHVKSVEYEKYKNVGVFTINKFQNSTSGELKSSLIKAHKDGVRKIVLDLRNNPGGLLDEAVKMANIFIDKGETVVQLEKGKHKEKIQTSNDALKEANDMDVSILVNKGSASASEVFTGAMKDYDKAKVYGAKTFGKGIVQTTHEFDDGSLLKFTNMKWLTPKSHYIHGKGIEPDTKISEPAYQSLNVIPNDKTYHLGDNDKNVKTIKVGLTALGHKTSNESNEFDNSLETAIKSFQKENDLKVNGTFNKETNEKFTQQLVNKANKEDTVLNKLLKTIN, encoded by the coding sequence ATGTCAGATCATAAAGACATAAACGAACAAAATATTGATACAAACGAAGATAAAAATCAACATACAAATTCAAAAAATTTTAAATTCAAACGTAGTTATTTCATTTTACTATTATTAGCTACCATACTTGTTACAGCAGTAATTACTGTTTTCGCTACAATATGGATAAGTAATTGGAAAAGTGGTTTAACAAGCAACCAAAGGCATGAAGTACAAAAGATAGAAGAAGTTTATAAAACTTTAAATAATGAATATTACAAAGATACAAATCCTGAAAAACTTTCTTCTGCAGCAATTGATGGTATGGTAAAAGATTTAGATGATCCTTATTCAGATTACATGACAAAGGATGAAACAAAATCATTTAATGAAGATGTTTCTGGTGATTTTGTTGGTATTGGCGCAGAAATGCAAAAAAAGGATGATAAAATTGAAATTACAAGTCCGATGAAACAATCACCAGCAGAAAAAGCAGGTATACAACCAAAAGATATCGTTAAAAAAGTGGATGGTAAATCCATAAAAGGACAACCTTTAGAGGCTATTGTTAAAAAAGTGAGAGGCAAACAAGGTACAAACGTTACTTTAACTATTGAACGAGCTAATCAAACGCATGATATTACAATTAAACGTGATAAAATCCATGTAAAAAGCGTTGAATATGAAAAATATAAAAATGTGGGTGTCTTTACAATTAATAAATTTCAAAATAGTACTTCTGGCGAATTAAAATCATCATTGATTAAAGCACATAAAGATGGTGTACGGAAAATCGTTTTAGATTTACGCAATAATCCTGGGGGCCTTTTAGATGAGGCTGTAAAAATGGCTAATATTTTCATAGATAAGGGAGAAACTGTAGTTCAACTTGAAAAAGGCAAACACAAAGAAAAGATACAGACTTCAAATGATGCTTTAAAAGAAGCAAACGATATGGACGTATCTATTTTAGTTAATAAAGGATCAGCCAGCGCCTCAGAAGTTTTTACTGGCGCTATGAAAGACTATGATAAGGCAAAAGTTTATGGTGCTAAAACATTTGGTAAAGGTATTGTTCAAACAACACACGAATTTGATGATGGCTCCTTATTAAAATTCACTAATATGAAATGGTTAACACCAAAATCTCATTATATACATGGCAAAGGTATTGAACCTGATACTAAAATAAGCGAACCAGCATATCAATCTTTAAATGTCATTCCTAATGATAAAACGTACCACTTGGGTGATAATGATAAAAATGTTAAAACAATAAAAGTAGGTTTAACTGCATTAGGTCATAAGACGTCAAATGAATCCAATGAGTTTGATAACTCACTAGAAACTGCAATTAAGTCATTCCAAAAAGAAAATGACTTAAAAGTGAATGGCACTTTTAATAAAGAAACAAATGAGAAGTTCACACAACAATTAGTAAATAAGGCAAATAAAGAAGATACTGTACTCAATAAACTTTTAAAAACAATAAATTAA
- a CDS encoding GNAT family N-acetyltransferase, with translation MIRIANKNDLLSILNIVEEAKATMQEDDNNQWDEHYPLEEHFKKDIEKEALFVLEENDEIFAFIVVDQEQAEWYDNLEWPVNRQGAYVIHRLAGSASYKGAATQLFDFAVNLALDHDIHVILTDTFALNKRAQALFSKFGFNKVGEIEIDYHPFNKGEPFYAYYKKLEE, from the coding sequence ATGATTAGAATTGCTAACAAAAATGATTTGTTAAGTATATTAAATATTGTTGAAGAAGCTAAAGCAACTATGCAAGAAGATGACAATAATCAGTGGGATGAACACTATCCTTTAGAAGAACATTTTAAGAAAGATATAGAGAAAGAAGCACTCTTTGTACTAGAAGAAAATGATGAAATTTTTGCATTTATAGTTGTCGACCAAGAACAAGCAGAGTGGTATGATAATTTAGAATGGCCTGTTAATAGACAAGGTGCATATGTCATTCATAGACTTGCCGGTTCAGCAAGCTATAAAGGGGCTGCAACACAATTATTTGATTTTGCAGTTAATCTTGCACTTGACCATGATATTCATGTGATATTGACAGATACTTTTGCATTAAATAAGCGTGCGCAAGCTCTATTTAGTAAGTTTGGATTTAATAAAGTAGGCGAAATAGAGATTGATTATCATCCTTTTAATAAAGGGGAACCATTTTATGCCTATTATAAAAAATTAGAAGAATAG